The DNA sequence CGCGCTCATCTCGAAAGTGCATCCCGTGCGGTCCCATTCGGGAGCCGCGCAGGGCGGGATCGCGGCGGCACTGGGCAACTCTGCCGAGGATAGCCCCGAGGTTCATGGGTTCGACACCGTCAAGGGCGGCGACTATCTCTCCGACCAAGACGCCGCTGCCATCCTATGCGAAAGCGCTCCGGAGATGATCTATCGCCTGGAGCATATGGGAGTCGTCTTCAGCCGCATGGCAGACGGCAGGATCGCCCAGCGCGCCTTTGGAGGTCACACGAACCCGCGCGCATGCTTCTCCGCCGACCGGACTGGCTTCGCGGTTCTGCACGGCCTGTTCGAGCAGGTGGTCAAGCACAAAGTCACGGTCTACTCGGAGTGGTACCTGCTCTCGCTCGTCGTCGAGGACCGACAGGCTCGCGGGGTCGTCGTCATGAACATCGACACTGGCGAGATCGAGGTCATCCGCGCCAAGGCGGTCATGTTCGGGACCGGGGGGTGCGGCAGAGCGTTCAAGATCACGACGAACGCCTTCGCCAGCACGGGCGATGGCCTCATCGCCGCGTATCGCGCCGGGATTCCCGCAGAAGATATGGAGTTCATGCAGTTCCACCCCACGGGGCTCTACCGTCACGGGATTCTGGCGTCCGAGGCGCTGCGCGGCGAAGGCGCGTACCTGACCAACGGGTCCGGCGAGCGGTTCATGGAGCGCTACGCCAAGGAGCGCATGGAGCTCGCGCCACGTGACATCGTCGCGAGGGCAGAACAGACGGAGATCGACGAAGGCAGGGGCGGCGAAGAAGACAAGGGAGCCGTCTACCTCGACCTGCGCCATCTGGGACGCGAACGCATCATGGAGCGCCTGCCGCAGGTGCACCAGTTGACGCTCGACTTCCTCGGCGTCGATATGGTGACGGACCCGATGCCCATCCAGCCGACGGCGCACTACACAATGGGCGGCATCCCGACGGACAACTGGGGGCAAGTCGTCTACGACGAGCAGAACACGCCTCTGGTAGGGTTCTTCGCGGCTGGCGAGTGCGCATGCGTGTCCGTGCACGGGGCGAATCGGCTCGGTACGAACTCACTGCTGGAGGCTTGCGTGTTCGG is a window from the Candidatus Poribacteria bacterium genome containing:
- a CDS encoding FAD-dependent oxidoreductase — encoded protein: MIVHDVVVVGAGLAGMSCALETLRSGVKDVALISKVHPVRSHSGAAQGGIAAALGNSAEDSPEVHGFDTVKGGDYLSDQDAAAILCESAPEMIYRLEHMGVVFSRMADGRIAQRAFGGHTNPRACFSADRTGFAVLHGLFEQVVKHKVTVYSEWYLLSLVVEDRQARGVVVMNIDTGEIEVIRAKAVMFGTGGCGRAFKITTNAFASTGDGLIAAYRAGIPAEDMEFMQFHPTGLYRHGILASEALRGEGAYLTNGSGERFMERYAKERMELAPRDIVARAEQTEIDEGRGGEEDKGAVYLDLRHLGRERIMERLPQVHQLTLDFLGVDMVTDPMPIQPTAHYTMGGIPTDNWGQVVYDEQNTPLVGFFAAGECACVSVHGANRLGTNSLLEACVFGTRTGSAVARYVTGAHADGGGGVAALESTRQEAVEYVERRRAMDGPERLADIRTELKDVMMRKCGVFRTEKDLESLVGELAELRARYERAAIEDRSKRFNTELLEAIEMDHLLETSSIIVGGALARQESRGGHARKDFPKRDDVNWLKHTLAYRTEDGTPELRFKPVKITKYEPQERKY